The following is a genomic window from Homalodisca vitripennis isolate AUS2020 chromosome 5, UT_GWSS_2.1, whole genome shotgun sequence.
gcaatccccagggtttttggcaattaatgggtggaaaaaagcggtgttgaggctaacagagggtggcaaatataaaaaagcaaaaaataaagtgaacacagtttaatacgtacaaaaagattgacttaatgGCGGCagtaaatttatttgtgtaaaggaattttatatttttccctgaccaacgtcgaaattccctgacttgagaccggattccctgacttttccctgatttccagtcctgtttttttccctgacttccctgatttccctgacctgtagcatccctgttaTTCTATATGTTGTTTTCCcacattttttatagaaatgtttgTCTTTTAATTGTATGTGTACTACAATgatgtaaatgaaataataacaaacaaaccGATACATCTGAGTACCCAACGGAATGTAATGAAtgtcttacaaaaaaaaaacgacCTCATTACATCtgttactatattaaattttaaagtttaaaataactgtactcagtttgtttatcctcgctatcatggttaccaattaaacaaatgtaaaaatgttcgctttTGCGCTCAGTAAAATCctttggagtgacatgcactatcactGAATTCGATGTTGCATATACAGAGATGAAGATTTATGTTCAGTAAGTCTATGGGTAAATTCGTTCTCAAGATACAGTGTCTACAGAGAGaaagaaatgaaatctttctaaCTCCTAGAGTGATAGGATTTGCTAATGTTCAATCAACTAGGTAACGACAGttagcttttatttataataaaaattttcaaatactttaaacaaagcttcagttttaatatttgaaaacagcTTGCTAATAAGACAGTAGACGAATCAAAATGCACTTTTCATTTCTAAAGCATTTTTTGGAACTCTTTCAGGTTACAGGGGGTTATAAACCTATTTAATTCTATTTCATAGTTGTTTAACTTAAGTGCTAAGTcccaaatgttaatttaaatacatttctagtGTTGTAACAACTCTAACAAAATGGGTTTCCATACATTTCCCAATGTTCTACTTACTCCGAGGctataatttgaattaaacatACCCGGGTATTTATGGAAATTTGGTTTTCACCCTTACTTATACCTGGGTATTTTACATCACTACTGATGATCgtaaatcaatacatttacgCATTCCTACACATTCGTACCATTTTCGTGAAAAATCCcactttgcaaaaaaaaattttaagtctactacgttaaataaaactaaaaaaagtgtaACACATTTGTACTAAATCAATGGACAGTTGCTTTGTTCAAATAagacattgtaaaataaatctaatatgtTTGGTTTAGACTGTTTGTAGTAAAAGaactgttaacatttttttaatataatttaatttacaacagaattttataGATCaagagaaaaaagaaaacaagactAATACAcgtatgtaattattttgtatttacatttaatagtttttgaaaGGATTGTTTGAAAATCACTAAAACTATGAAGTTTTTAAAGCATGAAATCtggggccagcactcaaagtgttcaAGTTGCAATTATTGTCATGCATAATTGTCCTTTATGCATACCTGAGTGTATAAAGTCTGATTCCGGAAAGTATGAAACAAATTCTGTCAAatcacataaaaaactatattaattccAAACATTACAATAGAAGAGGAAATATCGAGTTGGATACGCAATAGTAATGTAGgagttttgataataataaatagttgtttaaataaaagaaatgcaTATCACCGTCACAGGCATTTGACGTAAGCGATGTTCACaagtatttaaatgattttagacTCTGcaattaaaaatcatgttaagATGAATGTACACCTAATTGCAGGGATAAGAATTTGgcttagttaattaaaaaaataacatttattttaggacagaccaacataacaaaaaatcttAACAGCTGATTccatttaacaataacaattattttggaactttggtaaaacaactttgaattgcATATAAGTCCACTgtacaaaattcaattcaatatttcaaaattttacttttcaactCTTTCAAATTCCAAGTCTGtacatagtataaaataaaaacaattaaaataagtgtataaattaaaatactgtttctGGTGTTACAAAATTACTTTGACACGTATAATCAAGCgataaaagcaattaaaaatgtaaataaaatattcataagaaTCAGGTAAAAGTGTTGTAAAATCCTTGAAAGAGttgacaattttatataaaatgttcttttaaaaatactttcatcATAAAACTCATATAAAAGTACAAATGGACAAGGTTTGTTACCAGTTGTAAAGGCATTAATGAGTGTTTTATGACACTAAATAACCTACAATACCAATATACAGTCAAATTAACAActatatcatataaataagtgtaaaattcACTCGTGATGGTTCATATACTGCTAAAAAAAGAAGTTACTCCAAAACGTAATAAATGTAGACGATACGTGTATAAAAGTGAGCAGTGACTCGTCAAACTGAGGAACAACAAAATGGCACCAAACGTTCAGTAGAGCTACGTGTTTACGCGGTTTAGTGGCGTAGCAGTTTTTGACTGGCCGCAAAGTCGATCTCCGCGTAGGTGAAGGTCTTGTCGGCCGCTACGTTAGGGCTCGGCGTGGAGGTCGACGAAGATTCGGTCAGCGATGTCTGTGACTTAAGACTCCTGGCCTGACCGCTGTCGTCCTCCGAACTCGATCTCACCAAGTCCAGTGAAGCGTATTGAATCTCCTTCTCCctgaataagtaaaaaattggtcaacttacacacacacatacatatatatatatatatatatatatatatatatatatatatatatatatatatacataaactatGTAATGGATCACACTCAATATTCTTTGACAGAAAggataaaaaaatcatgtttataattACAGTAAAACCCTGATTAACTGAAATTGGGTCAAACGAAGTGGTTCCAAGAACGATTAACTGAGcaaaattttctataaaacaacAGAACGCTGCGCATCCTAGCAGACAAGTGGGCACGTGCATAACACAGCTATACCAACTGGTTGGATAAATAAGATGTCCCTCAGATGACCAGCACCTGCCTCCACACCAATATTACTGTCACGATTCCAAAAGTATAGCTTACACAAATTGTTAGTACGTAATTCATTTCCCCTACACATCCTTtctaaatatgttatttgtaGATGCAATCGGGTAACCAAAAAAACTGATTATCCCAAATAATTGCACTCCGCCTCcctttaaccctctcccgctcgcattgtttccaggcgctcacggtgtttgtaacctcaattaattcgctctgccggtcgcgctcggtcaaaatacgcggcgTCTGAACTTacatacgttctgtcattgtaattaactataattatatatattaattattttactatatattggttcaatgaagttgattgtacgagaccagggagggggcacacggacagctgggcgccgggttgtttgttgtgcagttacttggtgaaggtcaatgtctggctcgccgtcactgccccctgccactgtgatcactccgaactacatcctcaatgccaccaaccacttcacaaggctctggtacatcactacactcacttgaatcgtcgcaatcactactaataacgagattgATTTCACTGTCatgaagtgtacgactacaacccgccattgtttccgcacaactaatacaaatagcaaaataatggaataaatctactgtaaaagtaaagtaaatggtctcctgatagcaaacaacctgtagtagtagtacaaactattgctactcgagagcagcacttatcggttctagtagataaagcagtgcgtgccgatctgtgccatttaggctgcagtggctatgtCGTGGCCGTGCTGATTCATGCCTTgagagcgggagagggttaattcggttctactgtaattagattttaaaaaataaacaagaaaactaATTGGCCTACATCCTTGTCGATACACTATTGAACATGTTTCCTGGAACAATGATTCATGGTGCAGGGTGATTATGCAAATCTAAATAGGCTAAGGACTCTGGGATAGCGATTTTGTATGTTGTTCCACGAAGTAATAACAAGATTAGAGAATACAATTTAATGGTTCAGACACGCGGTTgacctttaatatttataagtacaggtacttgtataatacaataattagtacCATAAGTAAAATTGGAGTAAATGAAGATGGTACATGAATGGCTACAGTACAAGTACCACAGAATGCAAATCAAACTGACAATCCAACATATGAAAATTAGAAATCAGAAAGATTGTTCTACAAGTCTTACTCCAGTTACTAGCTAAATGGCATTTTATTGGGCCGAAAATGTTTGAATTCGAATTCAATTTTATTGACATCCttaggtattaaaaattaaaattttggagtTGACATTATTTGTACTACTTTAATTAAGTGACAATTTTGCTTTACAAAGGTGTGTTTGCTGATCTTTTAGTGTTATATTAccccaaatttaaataaaaaaagtaaaaaacttaataatttagcAAAGCcgagaaatgaaacaaaattgatTTCTTTATGATTAATTAGTTGTACATATCCATCTATGtagagtaaaattatttacagaacaCCCAATGCTTTCCGGTTAGTGTTGGGAAGCTTCTGGAGCATCTGTTAGCAACATGGTGGCTTCAGCAGGAAATTAGCAAAAGAGAACAATATAAATATGGATTTATAGGAGAAATCTTGACTGTATAAGTAGAAAAACTGTGTTGGAGCCACATTCTGGGCACCACAAACAAACCAAGGAATACCAGTTATACTGTGGAACACAGTATTATTATGTACTCTCTTGAATATGAACAATATATACAGCATTTCATGCAGACCTATCAATGTAGTAAGATACAAGGATGCCATATACCACAGACTGACTCATCACAAAATCTACAAAACTATAGAATGAATTTACGTGAAACTTTGTACACACGTTTTGTTTTACTTAACACTGGAGGCGCttgttaagaaataattttgaaaaattcacaGCCAATTTGTCAAACCACGATTcttctaatacaattttttaacacattcagaatcattaaaacattagaacTACTATTAGGATTCATCATGAGTTGAATATTCAACACAGGATCGGATTCTATTGAATGTGTGGAGTTAGCCatgtcattaattattaattgattagtaGTACACAAATCCCTGCTTATGTTTCTGTCATACAAAAACCATAAATAGACATCCTAATTAGCAAATTATTGaagatttgtaaataatgtatgattttatttgtataataataatcaatattcctttctcagcaaaaaaaaaaaatttgaaaaattaggATACATGGCAACTCTTTACTTAACTAAACATTCATTACCAACATACCCGACACTGCTAACTGAGGAGGTTCGAGACACGACGACCGGCTCACTGCTCTTCCCCGCATTCGATGTTGTAGCCACACTCTCGCTCGACACCTCACTGGCAGTCGGTTCACTCAGTCTTGTATTCACTGTGTCTTCCACACCGGCCAACGACAGGTTGGACAAGTCAGTCACCAGTCTCTCTACAGACGGCTTCCTTGCGTCCACCTGGGCGGTCTCCACAGTGGCAGGAGGCACTTCACTGGTGCTACCCGGTGCGAAGTTGACGTACTCATTTTCACTTTGGTCGACGATCACGGGTTTCGCACTGGTCTGTGTGTCCTGGGGCTGGGCTAACTTCACTGTGCCACTAGAGGCGTCCACAGGACACATAGAAAGTTCGTATTCTTGTTTGGCTGTGAAGGGTTTCATGGGCGAGCCCGGGCTGTTCAAGTTGAGCGGGAATATCGTTGTGGTGGACCCTGAGGGAGTTGTCACGCCGCTGCCGGTCATCGACTCCTTGCTGTCTCTCCTAGCTGTCTTCCGGCCCCTAGTCCTACCCAGGGACGAGTACGGACTAGAGGAAGGAGAGGAGCTGCCGAAACTGTTCAGTGGGAGGTAGCAAGGTATCTTAGGAGGTGTTCCGGTTGAATGTTTTCGTCCACTGAACGGACTACTCGTTTGCCCCTCCTTGTTCGAAGTTTGAATTGCAATAGGTTGAGAACTGTATCGGTTACGGTCTTTCCGACTTCCTCTTCTGTCCCGTTTGTTACAATTTGCGCCGCTCATGTTCATGTAATTTTCAGCCTCTCCTTTTCCTCCTTCTAAAGATGGTTTTCTCTGAGACTTATTTCCCGACCAGGACATTTCTACGTATCCTTCAGGGGCTTTCTTGGGTGTGTCGACCGGTTCGGTTCGCCCGGCAACGATCTTAGTATTGTTGTTATCTTCGATCAGAGACTTCTTCCTCTTGAGGCTCATGTCCAGATAATCTTCCTGCAAGGAACCTCTCGCTCGTATGAGATTCTGAGAGGTGAGTAGCGGTTGTTTGATTGCAGGTGTTGGATTGATTTTGATGAACTGATGAGGACGAGTCTCGTTGATTGGGAATGTTTCTACCCTTGGCTGAGACGACTTTGGTAACACCGGCTTAGCCTCGCCTCCGGGTCTCATCTCGAGGTACTCATCATTTCTGAGGGGGGAGTTCTGTCTAGCGCAACTGATAGGGTTGTACGTGACAGTTGCTGCAGATGATGCTGTTGATAGGGAAGAAGCACAGGGGGAACTACTGAGGTTGTTGAAGGTCGGCTCTTCTATGTTCAAATCATCTCTGGATCCTGTTGTCATATCGACGTACCCAGAATCTGCCTCAGGTACTCTGTAGAGTGGAGAGGAAGTGGGATTAATCGGAGGGGAAGATGACAAGAATCCTATTTTTCTTTCAAACGGATAACTAGTCTTAGGAGGAGAACGTCCAATGATGCTTGAAAATCTGCTATTCTTAGGCGGTGAAGGAGCCAGGTGTGTCACGTCCACATCCAGGTCGGAAGGTTTCGGAGATGATCTTGGAGACATCTCCATATAACTTCCTTCAGCAGTAGAGTAAGATGAAGCGGCAGATGACACTGCAGAGGACGGTAGAGTCAATCTCTCCGAACTCACTGATGTTGTCGGTTTTTTGAAGATGTTTTTGTTGCGGGTACGAGACTTGTTCTTGCTGAAGTCCAGCTCCATGAGGTCCTCAGAGGGCTCCACGGAGGAATGGGACGACTGGCGAGTCGGGGTTGTGAGATGAGGGTGCACACCACGAGCCCTGGGGACCGTCGAACCCACAGAGAATGCCCGCACTCGCTGAGGTTCACTCTGCGCCACAGCCTCATTTCTGAAACATAACGACAACTCATTACAAGTACACTGAAACCGATTCTGTTAAGTAATTGAATTGCCAAACCTCAATTACCTTTGGTACATAGTCACTGTATGAAATTTCAAGCTGTTGCCATACAGTATGCAAAACacgtaattgattttttaatctcTTGAATCGTCTCGTCAGTTCGTGGATGACAAATTGAGAACATGCAATAGAGCAACTTCAAAAACACAATTGAAAATACTAGAAAACAATAACGTTCTGTTTCTAACGTCCAGGTAAAATTGCATTATTTGCTTTCGTGATAGTTACGTAGTTGACCATCAGAGTGTAGTAGTAATTAAACAGCACTACTGTGGATTTGTAGCAGTTGTACACTACTAGAGACTGATGTGTATCACTTTACAGCTGAAGCGAACTCCAAAGTGGGTTGGAAGTTAAAGGGTTAAGAAGAAGAAATAATGACCCGGCCATCATATGTAGATAATCACCAAATTTTTGAGTGGGCCATcttcaatatgttttattggAAATCTAATTGGAGCACAATCCCTAAGCACTTTTTTGCATCTAATTCCAGAGACTGATAGATGACTGTGTGAGGACCTCACCTGTTAGCCGTGGTGTTGTTGATGTTGACAGGTCTAGAGCCCACACTGTACGCTCGGGCCGGTCGCTCACTCGGCCCATCGTCCTGGCTGATAAGTGATGATACTCGCTCCAGGTTGTACTCCGAGAACCGCAGGTCATTTGAGGGAGTGCCAGACGTTAGAGAGCAGCTGCTACCTGACGACACGTCTCCTGTGGACCAATCACTGGGGTTGAAGTTGATTCTCAGTTTCACCAGTTCACAGTATTACCAAAAATAACAATTCATtcagttcataaaatatataaacaattactatATCCAATATGTTCTCTTTTACCTATTACAGATTTACTTATGTTTGAATTAACATACCCAGCAGGaatcacttctgactggtttataccttccagttgaacccaccactgagcacagcaaaaaccgatgtgtcacttaaatctgggcaaccttataaagatgttgagattctggggttcaaggacAATTCAATAGGTCTGGTCtggagatggctgttggagttggtggggtttgttccctaacctcagaggttcttgctagccccaacaagggtgtgccaccccctgcctgctttgactggagaggctggttcagagttggcctccccttcttccggggagacatgactttgagattagtgccctaattcttcctcatggatctcgataggaggcggcccctaccccctaaccttacccatcctgaatatcctgtcactccggaagcagcgctaaggttcttataggaccaagtgcaatttataagcttcttgtcctaagagaacaaaaaaaggcatttataattatttattcatacttATACCTAATAGTTTGTTCAAAATATGGGAGTTGtctaattttagaataaaatatagtgCATTGATAGTCTCCCTCAAAAGACTAATACTTGAAAAATTAAACCGAGTCTATTCATAGTATGATGTAACTAATATACATAGCACATGTGCTGTAATACGATATAAGATGAATGCTTTATTTCACAACAAAAGCAAAAACCATCACATTTTACTGTGGTTGATATGGAGCTACAACGATATTAATTACTTTCTACaccacttttaaataatatgtgaatCTTCCAATTGGTATCGTTGCTTAAATTGATAACTACTGATTTTTCTCTGTATCAGTTTAAAGGGTACTGAAACCTTGTCACTGTAATTATGTAGAGTTGTTTTCTATAGATCACGTAAAAACTGAGTCAGTACCAGAAACAAGAATACCAAAAATCGAAAACAGAAGAAACCCTGGTAGCCCTGCTCTTAGTCCTGACACGGTTCTCGTAATTTGATCTACGGTCTAAGGAACAAACCAACGAGAGTTCACTCTGATTTTAGTACCTATTTTGCGAGCAGACTGTGAGCCATGGTCCATGTCCACGTAGGCGTCCTGGGACCCAGGAGCCATGGGTACGTAGCCTTCCTCTGCCAGACTGCTACCTCGGGAGTGGTTGGCGGACTGGGGCTGGCGGTTATACAGCACTCTTGTATCTCCTGCAACACGTCTTGCTCTTACTCAAAGAGAAAACTttatggaatacatttttatagaatttacatttgaaaaaatctATTACCATTTCTCCTTCATTCTTTTCTTCAATTAATGTGTAAAACGCCTAAGTACACCTACTCTGTACCTGTACATCTTCACAATTTACTACATGTGCGTGTGTGTAttgaaataatagaatacaaatactaatttataactcatctgatttaatataaaaaccactgtttagaacatttcaaatattgaaGAGGCACTGAAACTCTATCCACCTATCCAGTTTATCTCTGGGGAGATAGGAACATGGTAAGGATATTAATCTATAGTTTTCTACTGAATTACGCTCACATTTTTACTACTAAGCTTTccagtttttaaacaatgtacaGTTTAATAACACAATGAGTTCTTATCCATTTTATGCTTTAAAGACCCTTTAGTTTCTTACtgtattataatgataaaaatacgt
Proteins encoded in this region:
- the LOC124363286 gene encoding insulin receptor substrate 2-B isoform X3 gives rise to the protein MKMSVRSWPSLGGGDSSSKDSMKPLPPDVVKCGILKKYHTRYKDCNERKILRFSKELLFMHLPVDEITLKKKFFVLRGDSIEASARLEYYDSEKKFRSGQPAKRSITLKTCFNINKRSDMRYKLMIALYTKNDCFCIVLETEAELDEWLKALLCLQQGEDIPDGVEARPNFEHVWEVDVQGKELGYVRNILGPYMLCLTDTDLTLVKKDDSQRYKILLRNIRCCGHLHSFVYLELGSAASIGPGNLWMLTEDSNIAQNVHAATLSAMTNCAKKDKDIIMPKSRNRSSSANEASRPIAVIQRWPTHAEGSLPSHKGESSVATSPASVTDSSHSACGPGGGNHQRTYSFPLSPLPPSRRASTGTRPNITAPTPQKSATHSLTGVRDRCDSLPGRARTTSEGPHHHPAPRHLAPAHRPHSMYTRGISYSPPVGSSPVSPASGACSMTDSAGSSLSMDGDGDHWAVEGELRYGHSLTPEEPVIMEENLDDYAAWPAGTGEDEKLNNYMSMERSLCLPIHNNSSLTNLRKYSHSLTGVKQSSPSQGSFMDVYSPCGSSPLEASGAYMPMSPGDTRVLYNRQPQSANHSRGSSLAEEGYVPMAPGSQDAYVDMDHGSQSARKIGDVSSGSSCSLTSGTPSNDLRFSEYNLERVSSLISQDDGPSERPARAYSVGSRPVNINNTTANRNEAVAQSEPQRVRAFSVGSTVPRARGVHPHLTTPTRQSSHSSVEPSEDLMELDFSKNKSRTRNKNIFKKPTTSVSSERLTLPSSAVSSAASSYSTAEGSYMEMSPRSSPKPSDLDVDVTHLAPSPPKNSRFSSIIGRSPPKTSYPFERKIGFLSSSPPINPTSSPLYRVPEADSGYVDMTTGSRDDLNIEEPTFNNLSSSPCASSLSTASSAATVTYNPISCARQNSPLRNDEYLEMRPGGEAKPVLPKSSQPRVETFPINETRPHQFIKINPTPAIKQPLLTSQNLIRARGSLQEDYLDMSLKRKKSLIEDNNNTKIVAGRTEPVDTPKKAPEGYVEMSWSGNKSQRKPSLEGGKGEAENYMNMSGANCNKRDRRGSRKDRNRYSSQPIAIQTSNKEGQTSSPFSGRKHSTGTPPKIPCYLPLNSFGSSSPSSSPYSSLGRTRGRKTARRDSKESMTGSGVTTPSGSTTTIFPLNLNSPGSPMKPFTAKQEYELSMCPVDASSGTVKLAQPQDTQTSAKPVIVDQSENEYVNFAPGSTSEVPPATVETAQVDARKPSVERLVTDLSNLSLAGVEDTVNTRLSEPTASEVSSESVATTSNAGKSSEPVVVSRTSSVSSVGEKEIQYASLDLVRSSSEDDSGQARSLKSQTSLTESSSTSTPSPNVAADKTFTYAEIDFAASQKLLRH
- the LOC124363286 gene encoding insulin receptor substrate 1 isoform X1, with translation MKMSVRSWPSLGGGDSSSKDSMKPLPPDVVKCGILKKYHTRYKDCNERKILRFSKELLFMHLPVDEITLKKKFFVLRGDSIEASARLEYYDSEKKFRSGQPAKRSITLKTCFNINKRSDMRYKLMIALYTKNDCFCIVLETEAELDEWLKALLCLQQGEDIPDGVEARPNFEHVWEVDVQGKELGYVRNILGPYMLCLTDTDLTLVKKDDSQRYKILLRNIRCCGHLHSFVYLELGSAASIGPGNLWMLTEDSNIAQNVHAATLSAMTNCAKKDKDIIMPKSRNRSSSANEASRPIAVIQRWPTHAEGSLPSHKGESSVATSPASVTDSSHSVEVIDNVAGASGSMPASCAQHRELHATRYNLRRHSVSACGPGGGNHQRTYSFPLSPLPPSRRASTGTRPNITAPTPQKSATHSLTGVRDRCDSLPGRARTTSEGPHHHPAPRHLAPAHRPHSMYTRGISYSPPVGSSPVSPASGACSMTDSAGSSLSMDGDGDHWAVEGELRYGHSLTPEEPVIMEENLDDYAAWPAGTGEDEKLNNYMSMERSLCLPIHNNSSLTNLRKYSHSLTGVKQSSPSQGSFMDVYSPCGSSPLEASGAYMPMSPGDTRVLYNRQPQSANHSRGSSLAEEGYVPMAPGSQDAYVDMDHGSQSARKIGDVSSGSSCSLTSGTPSNDLRFSEYNLERVSSLISQDDGPSERPARAYSVGSRPVNINNTTANRNEAVAQSEPQRVRAFSVGSTVPRARGVHPHLTTPTRQSSHSSVEPSEDLMELDFSKNKSRTRNKNIFKKPTTSVSSERLTLPSSAVSSAASSYSTAEGSYMEMSPRSSPKPSDLDVDVTHLAPSPPKNSRFSSIIGRSPPKTSYPFERKIGFLSSSPPINPTSSPLYRVPEADSGYVDMTTGSRDDLNIEEPTFNNLSSSPCASSLSTASSAATVTYNPISCARQNSPLRNDEYLEMRPGGEAKPVLPKSSQPRVETFPINETRPHQFIKINPTPAIKQPLLTSQNLIRARGSLQEDYLDMSLKRKKSLIEDNNNTKIVAGRTEPVDTPKKAPEGYVEMSWSGNKSQRKPSLEGGKGEAENYMNMSGANCNKRDRRGSRKDRNRYSSQPIAIQTSNKEGQTSSPFSGRKHSTGTPPKIPCYLPLNSFGSSSPSSSPYSSLGRTRGRKTARRDSKESMTGSGVTTPSGSTTTIFPLNLNSPGSPMKPFTAKQEYELSMCPVDASSGTVKLAQPQDTQTSAKPVIVDQSENEYVNFAPGSTSEVPPATVETAQVDARKPSVERLVTDLSNLSLAGVEDTVNTRLSEPTASEVSSESVATTSNAGKSSEPVVVSRTSSVSSVGEKEIQYASLDLVRSSSEDDSGQARSLKSQTSLTESSSTSTPSPNVAADKTFTYAEIDFAASQKLLRH
- the LOC124363286 gene encoding insulin receptor substrate 1 isoform X2 — translated: MKMSVRSWPSLGGGDSSSKDSMKPLPPDVVKCGILKKYHTRYKTLKKKFFVLRGDSIEASARLEYYDSEKKFRSGQPAKRSITLKTCFNINKRSDMRYKLMIALYTKNDCFCIVLETEAELDEWLKALLCLQQGEDIPDGVEARPNFEHVWEVDVQGKELGYVRNILGPYMLCLTDTDLTLVKKDDSQRYKILLRNIRCCGHLHSFVYLELGSAASIGPGNLWMLTEDSNIAQNVHAATLSAMTNCAKKDKDIIMPKSRNRSSSANEASRPIAVIQRWPTHAEGSLPSHKGESSVATSPASVTDSSHSVEVIDNVAGASGSMPASCAQHRELHATRYNLRRHSVSACGPGGGNHQRTYSFPLSPLPPSRRASTGTRPNITAPTPQKSATHSLTGVRDRCDSLPGRARTTSEGPHHHPAPRHLAPAHRPHSMYTRGISYSPPVGSSPVSPASGACSMTDSAGSSLSMDGDGDHWAVEGELRYGHSLTPEEPVIMEENLDDYAAWPAGTGEDEKLNNYMSMERSLCLPIHNNSSLTNLRKYSHSLTGVKQSSPSQGSFMDVYSPCGSSPLEASGAYMPMSPGDTRVLYNRQPQSANHSRGSSLAEEGYVPMAPGSQDAYVDMDHGSQSARKIGDVSSGSSCSLTSGTPSNDLRFSEYNLERVSSLISQDDGPSERPARAYSVGSRPVNINNTTANRNEAVAQSEPQRVRAFSVGSTVPRARGVHPHLTTPTRQSSHSSVEPSEDLMELDFSKNKSRTRNKNIFKKPTTSVSSERLTLPSSAVSSAASSYSTAEGSYMEMSPRSSPKPSDLDVDVTHLAPSPPKNSRFSSIIGRSPPKTSYPFERKIGFLSSSPPINPTSSPLYRVPEADSGYVDMTTGSRDDLNIEEPTFNNLSSSPCASSLSTASSAATVTYNPISCARQNSPLRNDEYLEMRPGGEAKPVLPKSSQPRVETFPINETRPHQFIKINPTPAIKQPLLTSQNLIRARGSLQEDYLDMSLKRKKSLIEDNNNTKIVAGRTEPVDTPKKAPEGYVEMSWSGNKSQRKPSLEGGKGEAENYMNMSGANCNKRDRRGSRKDRNRYSSQPIAIQTSNKEGQTSSPFSGRKHSTGTPPKIPCYLPLNSFGSSSPSSSPYSSLGRTRGRKTARRDSKESMTGSGVTTPSGSTTTIFPLNLNSPGSPMKPFTAKQEYELSMCPVDASSGTVKLAQPQDTQTSAKPVIVDQSENEYVNFAPGSTSEVPPATVETAQVDARKPSVERLVTDLSNLSLAGVEDTVNTRLSEPTASEVSSESVATTSNAGKSSEPVVVSRTSSVSSVGEKEIQYASLDLVRSSSEDDSGQARSLKSQTSLTESSSTSTPSPNVAADKTFTYAEIDFAASQKLLRH
- the LOC124363286 gene encoding insulin receptor substrate 2-A isoform X6; protein product: MKMSVRSWPSLGGGDSSSKDSMKPLPPDVVKCGILKKYHTRYKDCNERKILRFSKELLFMHLPVDEITLKKKFFVLRGDSIEASARLEYYDSEKKFRSGQPAKRSITLKTCFNINKRSDMRYKLMIALYTKNDCFCIVLETEAELDEWLKALLCLQQGEDIPDGVEARPNFEHVWEVDVQGKELGYVRNILGPYMLCLTDTDLTLVKKDDSQRYKILLRNIRCCGHLHSFVYLELGSAASIGPGNLWMLTEDSNIAQNVHAATLSAMTNCAKKDKDIIMPKSRNRSSSANEASRPIAVIQRWPTHAGLTGVRDRCDSLPGRARTTSEGPHHHPAPRHLAPAHRPHSMYTRGISYSPPVGSSPVSPASGACSMTDSAGSSLSMDGDGDHWAVEGELRYGHSLTPEEPVIMEENLDDYAAWPAGTGEDEKLNNYMSMERSLCLPIHNNSSLTNLRKYSHSLTGVKQSSPSQGSFMDVYSPCGSSPLEASGAYMPMSPGDTRVLYNRQPQSANHSRGSSLAEEGYVPMAPGSQDAYVDMDHGSQSARKIGDVSSGSSCSLTSGTPSNDLRFSEYNLERVSSLISQDDGPSERPARAYSVGSRPVNINNTTANRNEAVAQSEPQRVRAFSVGSTVPRARGVHPHLTTPTRQSSHSSVEPSEDLMELDFSKNKSRTRNKNIFKKPTTSVSSERLTLPSSAVSSAASSYSTAEGSYMEMSPRSSPKPSDLDVDVTHLAPSPPKNSRFSSIIGRSPPKTSYPFERKIGFLSSSPPINPTSSPLYRVPEADSGYVDMTTGSRDDLNIEEPTFNNLSSSPCASSLSTASSAATVTYNPISCARQNSPLRNDEYLEMRPGGEAKPVLPKSSQPRVETFPINETRPHQFIKINPTPAIKQPLLTSQNLIRARGSLQEDYLDMSLKRKKSLIEDNNNTKIVAGRTEPVDTPKKAPEGYVEMSWSGNKSQRKPSLEGGKGEAENYMNMSGANCNKRDRRGSRKDRNRYSSQPIAIQTSNKEGQTSSPFSGRKHSTGTPPKIPCYLPLNSFGSSSPSSSPYSSLGRTRGRKTARRDSKESMTGSGVTTPSGSTTTIFPLNLNSPGSPMKPFTAKQEYELSMCPVDASSGTVKLAQPQDTQTSAKPVIVDQSENEYVNFAPGSTSEVPPATVETAQVDARKPSVERLVTDLSNLSLAGVEDTVNTRLSEPTASEVSSESVATTSNAGKSSEPVVVSRTSSVSSVGEKEIQYASLDLVRSSSEDDSGQARSLKSQTSLTESSSTSTPSPNVAADKTFTYAEIDFAASQKLLRH